Proteins from a genomic interval of Oncorhynchus nerka isolate Pitt River linkage group LG13, Oner_Uvic_2.0, whole genome shotgun sequence:
- the LOC115140507 gene encoding NADH dehydrogenase [ubiquinone] 1 alpha subcomplex assembly factor 4-like yields the protein MGARVARLFRDFNLENRVHREIGKAKPEVAPRHLTHMDPVQSTEVTEINDAIHKRNDPLLGLLKSVYVESKDPTEAPKEVTEENVEERRPLKFNLPGDPYGMVELTDVPKGKLSIAEALKALNNHKNAPRTWTLDKVAQEYSLDLKDTKALLEHFIPFEVKIIPPKTKDDSKQIKDT from the exons ATGGGGGCACGCGTTGCACGGTTGTTTAGGGATTTTAATTTAGAAAACCGAGTACATCGTGAGATTGGGAAGGCAAAACCCGAAGTGGCACCCCGACATCTGACCCATATGGATCCTGTTCAGAGTACAGAGG TTACTGAGATCAATGATGCCATCCACAAGAGAAACGACCCCCTCCTGGGGTTGCTGAAGTCGGTGTATGTGGAATCAAAGGATCCTACCGAG GCTCCAAAGGAGGTGACTGAGGAGAACGTGGAGGAGCGCAGGCCACTGAAGTTCAACCTACCGGGGGACCCCTATGGGATGGTGGAGCTCACTGATGTCCCCAAAGGCAAACTGTCTATTGCTGAGGCCCTAAAAGCTCTTAACAATCACAAGAATGCTCCCCGAACATGGACATTGGACAAGGTTGCCCAGGAGTACTCTCTTGACTTGAAAGACACTAAAGCACTTCTAGAGCATTTCATCCCCTTCGAGGTTAAGATCATACCTCCCAAGACAAAGGACGATTCAAAGCAGATCAAAGATACCTAG